In Colletotrichum higginsianum IMI 349063 chromosome 1, whole genome shotgun sequence, one genomic interval encodes:
- a CDS encoding C6 zinc finger protein: MLGKCLPEPWQAATRFDPCHMRTTQSYVCSKLSIGHATSLSCESPKTTTLCMPRNTDLSRELRLELSIVKTSPWDLRYPDLFPNPPESLESQGEPAWYFYLAEIALRRLNNRILAFTGTIGRDSTMVSDKVTAIQEFERQAHSWAKSLPTSLRPAVSKDDDMTFPDSDNGWLRFILSGHMLDCLELMYWPFVYAATNCLVTGKPVLGKLSGFCITGLKKFQDVTTL, from the exons ATGCTTGGAAAATGTTTGCCCGAGCCCTGGCAAGCTGCCACACGTTTCGACCCTTGTCATATGAGAACGACTCAGTCCTACGTTTGCAGCAAACTGTCCATTGGGCATGCTACAAGTCTGAGCTGTGAGTCACCAAAAACAACTACCTTGTGCATGCCCAGAAACACTGACTTGTCCAGAGAGTTGCGTTTGGAGTTAAGTATAGTTAAAACAAGCCCCTGGGATCTCCGTTATCCAGACTTATTCCCCAACCCCCCAGAGTCACTCGAGTCCCAGGGTGAACCAGCTTGGTATTTTTATCTTGCCGAAATTGCCCTCCGCCGTCTGAACAACCGAATCTTGGCGTTCACGGGCACGATTGGCCGGGATAGTACTATGGTGTCTGATAAGGTCACTGCGATCCAAGAATTCGAGCGCCAGGCTCATAGTTG GGCCAAGTCGCTTCCTACCAGTCTGCGGCCCGCTGTAAGCAAAGATGATGACATGACTTTTCCTGATAGCGATAATGGCTGGTTGCGTTTCATACTCAGTGGTCATATGCTTGATTGTTTGGAGCTTATGTACTGGCCTTTCGTTTACGCTGCT ACAAACTGCCTGGTGACTGGCAAGCCTGTGTTGGGGAAACTATCAGGCTTCTGTATCACTGGGCTGAAGAAGTTCCAGGATGTTACAACGCTCTAA
- a CDS encoding Beta-glucosidase → MTKVPAPSKLAIFDVEDVLSKLTLHEKAELLSGIDFWHTQSVPRLGVPSIRLSDGLNGVRGTRFFNGIAAACFPCGTGLAATWDTALLEQAGNLMGLEARAKGVHVLLGPTVNMQRSPLGGRGFESFSEDPVLAGLCASSVVLGIQSTGVQAAIKHFVANDQEHERMAVSSVVTDRALREIYLMPFQIAVRDAHPASVMTSYNKVNGTHVSEDENLLQNVLRDEWKWEGLVMSDWYGTYSTVEALEAGPDLEMPGPSRWRGQLVNHAVSSKKLLPDTIDQRVRAVLKSVQRAVATGIPEHAEEESRDLPETAALLRQIAGDSVVLLKNEKKTLPFQKTKTVLIIGPNAKVATYCGGGSATLRPYYAVTPFEAISKKSQDVIYSPGCHAHKMLPILGPRLKSEGGQVGVTFNAFDKPESDTKRKPVDTIHLVDTNMYFADYYHPALTEDLWWGEIEASYTADDTGPFEFGLCVHGTARLYVNGELLIDNETVQRGGGSFFNVGTVEETGILHVVAGQTYKIKVIFASGAASKVKDAEGVVSFGGGGVRIGGAEVLDADEEIDRAAELAKSVDQVVVCVGLNADFEQEGHDRQHMSLPGRTDELISAVAAANPSTTVVVQSGTPVAMPWAASVSAIIQAWYGGSETGNAIADVLFGDTNPSGKLPLSFPIRVEDNPAFLNYRSDNGRVLYGEDVFVGYRYYEAVKRAVLYPFGWGLSYTSFVISGLHVLHEFVDGDENLLVRGVVSNEGEVLGSEVIQVYVSPRNPSVSRPSKELKGFTKVRVSAGASASVQVLVSKKYALSFWDEPRRKWVMEAGNYDIFVGPNSVETHLAATISVEKTIWWSGL, encoded by the exons atgacgaaaGTCCCTGCACCCAGCAAATTGGCCATCTTCGATGTCGAAGATGTCCTCAGCAAGCTTACCCTTCATGAGAAAGCCGAACTTCTTTCAG GGATTGACTTCTGGCACACCCAAAGCGTGCCCCGTCTTGGGGTTCCGTCCATCAGGCTCTCGGATGGGCTTAATGGGGTTCGCGGAACCAGGTTCTTTAATGGTATCGCAGCCGCGTGTTTTCCTTGCGGCACGGGCCTTGCAGCAACATGGGACACGGCTTTGCTTGAGCAAGCCGGAAACCTCATGGGCTTAGAAGCCAGGGCGAAGGGAGTCCACGTCCTACTTGGACCTACAGTGAATATGCAACGCAGTCCTTTGGGAGGCAGAGGGTTTGAGTCGTTTTCCGAAGACCCTGTCTTGGCCGGCCTGTGTGCATCTTCTGTGGTCCTCGGCATCCAAAGTACTGGAGTGCAGGCTGCCATAAAGCACTTTGTGGCCAACGACCAGGAGCATGAGCGAATGGCAGTGAGCTCGGTTGTCACAGATCGCGCTCTTCGTGAAATCTACTTAATGCCTTTCCAGATTGCAGTCCGTGATGCACACCCTGCGTCTGTTATGACTTCTTACAACAAGGTCAACGGGACCCATGTGAGCGAGGATGAAAACCTTCTGCAAAATGTTTTGCGAGACGAGTGGAAATGGGAGGGCCTTGTCATGAGCGACTG GTACGGGACATACTCTACGGTCGAGGCGTTGGAGGCTGGACCTGACTTGGAAATGCCGGGTCCCAGCCGCTGGCGGGGTCAATTGGTCAACCACGCTGTTTCCTCCAAGAAGTTGCTCCCTGATACCATCGATCAGAGAGTCCGGGCAGTTTTGAAGTCTGTCCAACGAGCTGTGGCGACGGGCATTCCAGAGCATGCAGAAGAGGAGAGTCGAGACTTGCCAGAGACTGCGGCTCTATTGCGTCAAATTGCCGGAGACTCGGTCGTTCTGCTAAAGAATGAGAAGAAAACACTGCCTTTCCAGAAAACAAAGACT GTTCTCATAATTGGGCCAAATGCAAAAGTTGCGACCTACTGCGGAGGAGGGTCTGCGACCCTGCGCCCTTACTATGCCGTCACGCCGTTTGAAGCCATCTCTAAAAAGTCTCAGGATGTGATCTACTCACCAGGCTGTCACGCACACAAGATGCTGCCCATACTCGGCCCTAGACTGAAGTCGGAGGGTGGTCAAGTTGGAGTCACGTTCAACGCTTTCGACAAGCCAGAGAGCGATACTAAACGGAAGCCGGTTGACACGATACATCTGGTCGACACAAACATGTACTTCGCCGACTACTACCACCCGGCCTTAACAGAGGACCTTTGGTGGGGCGAGATTGAGGCCTCGTACACCGCTGACGATACAGGTCCATTCGAGTTTGGCCTCTGCGTCCACGGCACCGCAAGGTTATACGTTAATGGGGAGCTGCTCATCGACAATGAGACCGTTCAGAGAGGCGGCGGGAGTTTTTTTAATGTTGGTACCGTCGAGGAAACCGGCATCTTGCATGTGGTGGCAGGACAAACCTACAAAATCAAAGTCATCTTCGCGAGCGGCGCAGCGTCCAAGGTCAAAGATGCCGAGGGCGTGGTCTCATTCGGTGGTGGGGGTGTCCGcattggcggcgccgaggttctagacgccgacgaggaaatCGACCGCGCCGCGGAGTTGGCCAAGTCGGTGGATCAAGTTGTTGTGTGCGTTGGGCTGAATGCGGACTTTGAGCAGGAAGGCCATGATCGCCAGCACATGAGTCTCCCCGGACGAACGGACGAGTTGATCTCTGCCGTGGCTGCGGCCAACCCCTCAACCACAGTTGTCGTTCAGTCCGGCACACCAGTCGCCATGCCTTGGGCTGCATCAGTCTCCGCCATCATTCAGGCCTGGTACGGCGGGAGCGAAACTGGCAATGCCATTGCTGACGTCTTGTTTGGCGACACCAACCCCTCCGGCAAGCTTCCTCTGTCCTTCCCCATTCGGGTGGAGGATAATCCGGCATTTCTCAACTATCGATCGGACAATGGTCGTGTACTGTACGGCGAAGATGTGTTTGTCGGGTATCGCTACTACGAGGCTGTCAAGAGAGCGGTTCTCTATCCCTTCGGTTGGGGATTGTCGTACACATCTTTCGTGATCAGTGGGCTCCATGTACTACACGAGTTCGTGGATGGAGATGAGAATCTCTTAGTCCGTGGAGTCGTGAGCAACGAGGGAGAGGTTCTTGGCTCCGAAGTGATTCAAGTCTACGTTTCACCTCGCAATCCATCGGTCAGTCGCCCAAGTAAAGAGTTGAAGGGATTCACCAAGGTTCGCGTCTCAGCTGGTGCGTCTGCCTCAGTTCAAGTTTTGGTCTCAAAGAAGTACGCCCTAAGTTTCTGGGATGAGCCACGAAGGAAATGGGTGATGGAGGCTGGAAACTATGACATCTTCGTTGGACCAAACAGTGTCGAAACACACTTGGCGGCGACAATCAGCGTTGAAAAGACCATATGGTGGTCGGGCTTGTAG